From the genome of Lawsonella clevelandensis, one region includes:
- a CDS encoding PspA/IM30 family protein — MANPFVKAWKYLMAKLDLTVEENADPKVQIEQAIAEAKRQHQELSQQAAAVVGNQRQLEMKMNRQLADVEKIKNNVRQALLMAEDARKKGDNDKAAEYENAANAFSAQLVTAETAVTDLKSLYSQSSGASDAARAAVERNARVLQQQLAERTKLLNQLDQAKMQEKVVQTMQQLNAFEADNVVPNLEQVREKIESRYAQAMGQTELANGGMANRLMEIEANSSEMITNNRLEEIRVQMMAAGELPGGDAPAPEQLTAAPGETAAPVEAETLPAEPIDNQPAQ; from the coding sequence ATGGCTAATCCCTTTGTTAAGGCCTGGAAGTACCTGATGGCAAAGCTCGATCTTACGGTCGAAGAAAACGCAGATCCCAAGGTGCAGATTGAACAGGCGATTGCCGAGGCAAAGCGTCAGCACCAAGAATTGTCCCAGCAAGCTGCTGCCGTTGTCGGTAATCAGCGCCAGCTTGAGATGAAAATGAACCGTCAGCTTGCGGACGTAGAGAAGATCAAGAATAACGTTCGCCAGGCTCTCTTGATGGCCGAGGATGCCCGTAAGAAGGGTGACAACGATAAGGCTGCCGAATACGAAAATGCTGCGAATGCTTTTTCTGCACAGCTTGTTACCGCCGAGACTGCTGTCACTGACCTCAAATCTCTCTATTCCCAGTCCAGCGGAGCATCCGATGCTGCCCGCGCGGCCGTTGAACGCAATGCGCGCGTCCTGCAGCAGCAGCTGGCAGAACGCACCAAGCTTCTGAACCAGCTGGATCAAGCCAAAATGCAGGAAAAGGTTGTTCAGACGATGCAGCAGTTGAACGCCTTCGAAGCAGACAACGTTGTTCCCAACCTTGAACAGGTGCGCGAGAAGATTGAAAGCCGCTACGCTCAAGCTATGGGGCAGACGGAACTCGCGAACGGTGGTATGGCTAACCGGCTGATGGAAATTGAGGCCAACTCTTCGGAAATGATCACCAATAACCGTCTTGAAGAGATCCGTGTCCAAATGATGGCTGCCGGCGAACTGCCGGGTGGGGACGCCCCCGCCCCTGAGCAACTCACTGCTGCTCCCGGAGAGACTGCGGCCCCTGTTGAAGCTGAAACTCTTCCTGCAGAGCCGATTGATAACCAGCCTGCTCAGTAA